The genomic stretch TGCTCAATAAACTACGCTGAgtttcttcaactttttaaaaaactttctttttaagttactacattttgttttcattcacAGCATCGGTGTCGAGCGAACGCTACACGGCAGAGATGAACATGGAAAACATTCGGGGAACAATAACGTTCAATGCCACTTCCCAGACGATAACCATAATGTTGGTGGCGGATTGCAGCCAAATTGATATTTCTTTACACGAATTCCCGGCGATGTACGGACATTTCGAGGATCCGTGCAACGAGTCAAACGTCGGCGAGCAAATATATGCGTTCACCGCCAACAGCACGACCGAAACCCTGGTGGAGAGCAAGCTTTTCCAGATGAAAGAGGACCTGTCTGACCTGTCGCTCCTCATTGTCGGCTGTTCCAATGGAAGCAAAGCCTGCGGCACTGTAAGGAAAGACGTGCCCACGAAAACCTGGCAGGGAAAATTCTTCTCTTCCATAGCTGGGGATGTGTATATCCGCCAGAATGACGGAGAGAACACAGCGAGGGTACTATCCAACCTGATGGCAATTAAGGGCAGCCAGGAGCAAAAGAATGTGACTCTCTACTTTCAGGATGGGGTAAGCAGCTGTGCCCTAGCAGCTCAGAACAGTGGGCAAAGCAACAGGTCATTTGTCGGCACTTTGAAAGTTGGCACCCCTTTAAACCATGTTAAAAGCCGCATTGACAGCATCCCTTTTCAAAGGGGCAGCCCCGAACCATTGTTGTACATGTATGATGGCGCAGAGTGGTCCTGTGCTGAAGTTCGGATGATGGAAGCTAAGCAGGTTTGGGCTTACATAGAGATGAAAGGCGTGAAAGGAACTTTGAATTTTCGGCAGGTCTCTCCCTTTGATGCCACAGAATACACAGTGTCCCTGAACAACCTGCGGCAGATGGCCACCTCTTACCATGTGCACAATTTTCCAGTGCCTCAGCGCAGAACCCCTGCCAGTGAGCTTTGTAGTAATAACAATCTAGGCGGTCACTGGAATCCATTTGGGAAGATTTCATCCAGTCCTTCTTATCCCAAGAGTGCAAACGAAACTCATGACCAGTATGAAATAGGAGACTTGAGTGGCAGGCATGGCACTTTGAAAGGACATGACCAATTTGAAGCCAATTTTATTGACTGGAACCTCCCATTATTTGGGAAAAATAGCATTATTGGCCGTTCAATTATTATCCATCACCCCAATTCCTCCAGATGGGTGTGTAGTACAATTGGATATCCTGGCGAAGTCATAACTGCTGAAGCCATATTTAAGAGCCCAGTATCTGGAAAAATAACTTTTCGTCAGCTGAAGAGCAACCCCTATTCGGACTTGTCCATTTTTATGGACCTTTCATATACAAACTCATCTGCTCTTACAACACCTAATCACCTCTGGTATATTAATGAATATCCAATTAGCTCAGAGTTGGATTCTGATGCAAATGTGTGCTTAAGTACCAAGGGGCACTTTAATCCTTTCAAAGTAGATGTTGGAGATGACTATAACATTGAATGTAGTCCAGGCAGCCCTTTCCGATGTGAAGTTGGAGACTATGGTAAGAAGCACAAAGCAATAAACATCACCAACTATACAGAAGCATTTGGCACTAAGTATTTCTTTACTGACACCACATCATCCCTAGCTGGGGCATCAACCATTGTTCCCCGATCAGTGGTCATTCTTGGAGAGAACTTTTTGATTCATCATCTAGCTTGTGCCAATGTAACCATTCTTCGCCCAGCTTCAGTGGAGATTGTTTCTTGGAAAGGTATTGGAAAAATTACTGGAAACGTGACCTTTCAACAGCATTCAGAACTTGACTATACTGTTGTGGAGGTAAATTTAACAGATTTGAAGAACAAAGCTAGAGCTTACAGCATCCACACACTTCCCATCAAAGCCCATTCTTCTAATACAGATGCTTGCACTGTTATTAATGTGGAAGGCATTTATAACCCATTCAATGTGAATGGATCCTTATCACCTGAGCCAGGCAATGGTACAGTTGATCAGTATGAAGTTGGTGATATTAGTGGGAAATTTGGGACACTGAATAATTTGAACCAAACGACTGTAAAATACATGGACTTGAACATGCCCCTGTTTGGACCTCATTGTGTTGTAAGCCGTTCATTGGTTGTTTATCAAGAAGATGGATCACCGTAAGTTTAAAGCTTGTCCATTCTTTGTTGGCTGAATCTGAAAGATCAATGATGCTTATGCATGAATGATCTTAATCTGtatcattttaaaaatgcatttgaaAGCTCCTGAGCCCAAATCTTTTAACAACTATTATTCTCTATAGTGTACCTAGTTTACAAGATAAATCATTGGATGGGAATATGGGGGTgggtagtgggggtggggggggtggtgtgtggggagaggggaagCCCTGGTGTATTTCTCTGGTTAGCATTTGAAACACTCAGCTGAAGTGCCAACAGACTGAAAACTGATGATTTGGATCCTGCTCTGGATGGCTCAGTAAATTTCAACATTTGAGAGAGGATAAAGGAAAATGTGAGATTTAATATTTCAGTGGATATTTGGCAAATCTTTTAAGGTGGCCAAACTACCTTTTTGTTAAAATTCCTCATTAAATTTGAGTTCAATTGTTCCCTTCCAGCTTGCTTTCCATTACTTCCTCCATTTCCTTTTGTTGTGACTTTGAATGAGCTGATCAGAGATCAGAGCTGTAGACATGTATTCAACACAACAGATTTAGATACTTTTTCCAAAAGTAAAATatattcatgaaaatgtacaaaaactaCACTGCAATCAATACATGTCTTTCTTTACCTTTAATACTGACATCAATTTACAAAGTACCATTACCATTTGTGTGGTCTCTTTGAACAATAGGCCTTTCAAGTGTTGAGAGACTGCTGCAAAAATTGCACTGAACTCAAAAACTACATTGAGATTTTGTACTTGAAACAGCACGTAATTAAATAGTTTAAACAGTTGCAAATGTCTCGCTTACATAAATATCTTAGTTGCATTTGAATGGCTCCatttaattactttttaaaaatacattaagCAGTTATTTAAGTAAATGTGCAAGtattaaatatttcttttaaaaagagaTTTGCAATAGGAGCACATATcgactgacaaaaaaaaaccatctgcTTATATGTATTTGGGGCAAATTCATTCACACAAATAGTCTAATCAACTCTGAGCACAAAACCTCAAAGAAAATGCCCTTATTTTATCATCTTATTGAGAAAAAGGCTTTCTGATTATACAAATATTTCAACTATTGATTGTCAGAGCAAATGTGTTTTTAACTGTGCATTATGTGGCAAGATGGCCATTTAATCCCTTCCCTACTCTCATCCTCagagtttgaatgtatcttgttTAACATAAATCATTCATTTATTTGCTGCATGTAATTTACCGTGATGCTAAACCAAGATGTCCCACTCCTAATAGCTGGTATCCTGCATCCTTAAAAGTATTGATAGGTATTGACAATAAAGGTAGAAgagattattttgttattttccaaAGTATATCTCCAATGATCTCCTGCCATGAATTGGTATCCTGCTGTCTTTGTTtaacaaaatatatatttgatTACTTCTTGTAATTTACATGGTAACTGTTTATTGAAGACTGGTTCTCATTTGCATTAATGGTAGTGAAAGGTAATTTTTCAATCTATAGAATACTTTCTAAGCATTACTTTTCAACTGTTTAACAGAATGCAAGATGTTGTTCCAAACTGTGTAACCCATTCTAAACCAATGATTAAAGGATCTggtcccaaaatgttgactaaccatttctacccatggatgcagtttaacctgatgagttcctccagtagctcattgtttgctcaaaattccagctTCTCTAATGGCCGAAATCTCCTATCTACCCAGGAAATGAAATTGCCTTCATTTGATATGCTTGTATCTATAGAGAAGCTGGGTTCGTCTGAAATGATTGCTTTTAAGCCTGGTCTGACCGAGTGGCATAACTAATAGGGCTATTGTCTCATTGTGGCAGAGATCTGAGTTCAATCCCAAACCTCCTGTGCTCTCCATGTAATTTCTCCCTcttgaccatgtgggtttcctctaggtgctctggtttgcaCCCACATCatgtttgtgggttaattggccactaagTTATCTTCATGTGCAAGTAAATGGTTGAATTTGGAGGAAAATGGATGAGAATGTTTTTAGGATTGATCCATATAGGTAGTTGATAGTTGTATGGGGTGATGGGTCTGATTCAATGCTATGTGACTTGAAAATGTCTTTAGGTGTAGGATTaacctgtttacatccggtactgcatggatggcagcctcttcaaaCTGAGGCGCGTGTGCAtgacgttctgttttgcggaaactgccaaaatgtttggcctggaagtcatcttgaagaaaactgaggtcctccatcagccagcttcccaccatgaccaccagactccccacatctccatcgggtacacagaactcaaaatggtcaaccagtttacctacctcggctgcaccatttcatctgatgcaaggatcgacaaagagatagacaacagactcgccaaggcaaatagcgcctttggaagactacgcaaaagagtctggaaaaacaaccagctgaagaaacacacaaagatcagcacgTACAGAGCCATtgacatacccacgctcctgttcggctccgaatcgtgggtcctctaccggcatcacctatgactcctagaacgcttccatcctcaacattcattggaatgacttcatcaccaacattgaagtactcgagctagcagagtccgcaaacatcgaatccatgctgccaaagacccaactgcgctgggtgggtcatgtctccagaatggaggaccatcgccttcccaagatcgtgttctatgttgagctctccactggccaccgagacagaggtgcaccaaagaagaggtacaaggactgcttaaagaaatctcttggtgcctgctacattgaccaccgccagtgggctgatatcgcctccaaccatgcatcttggcgcctcataattcggtgggcagcaacctcctttgaaggctgcagagcccacctcactgacaaaagacaaaggaggaaaaaccaatacccaaccccaaccaaccaattttcccttgcaaccgctgcaaacgtgcctgcctgtcccgcatcggacttgacagtcaccaatgagcctgcaggagacgtggacatacccctccataaatcttcgtccgcgaagccaagccaaagaacctgtTAATAACAGTACATGTACAGGGTTGAAAATAGAAAGCAGCAGTGGTAAATTTCTGAATAGGACAACACTGATGAACCTCTTTCCAGTCTTGTCTCAAAAGAATAAGTTGCAACCAGGTCTATTTCCATACACAATTGTACAGCTTGCTAGGACATTTAAATCTAGTTTTATACAGGACTACAAAGCTTTAAGGAGATGCTTGCTAGCTGTGAGCACCAAAAATTTCTATAGCGTGAAGAGGCAGAGATTCATGTAAGCATGGATAAAATGTGATTTGGAATGTGTATGCACAGTACAACTCAATAGGACTCCTTCAAGTCTGTATTATGTCTTAAATGTTAGCTCTATCTCTGATGCAAAagtgatacattttttttcttgacatTATTTGTTGGGATTATGGCTGAATTCTAACATTAAAACTGCAAGTACATTTGTTACTTGGTATGAGATCATTGTTACCCGTTTCCAAAGAATGGAGGCAATACACAAGCTAGTGTTCAGTTTCAGGTCAGATGGTAATCAATTATTTAAGAAGATTATTTTTATGTAGTTGAATCAATTGGTTTGCTTTGGATTTTTAATGTTGTCATATTGCatttggttcccccccccccgaggaTATTTATATTTTCTCATTACCCCTAGTAACTTTTAAAGTTAAGATTCTACCAGGTTTTGTGTGATTGAATATCATGGACAAGTATCCCAGCCAGGGTATAAGTATAATCTTGGTTCTGTGCGCACTACATGGATTAATGACAGCTAAGGTCAATTTCTAGTTTCATTGAGTCAATTTGCTGCCTTCATGTGGACATTGACAGTGCTCTGTGACGAAAGCAAGATTGAACGTGTCCAAGGGCACTCTGTTCGATGATAAACTTCAACCAGTGAGCATGGGCCCTAATATAGCATGACTAGTGCCAGGTTTGGGATGGGGAGGAATAAAAGATGAATGTAGAAAATGATTGGATTTAAGTGACTAATGTGTTTTTTTTAGGAATTGAATGAGGCATTTGTGCCCGTTGTCTTAAATATTTCATGCGATTATAATCAGCAATATTTAAagaatattttaatattataaAGGAAACATTGACATTTACAAGTATTACAAAAGTGACCTTGTTTGGATGATTTGATAAAATATAATTACAATTGTTGCCAAATCTGCACTCTTTTGAGAAAAGGACTTCCAGTCTTCTTGTGGTTGACAGCTTTATTGTGGTTTGCAATAGGTCAGGGAGTTGTACACTACAGAAACCAGCTCTCACACATGTCATATCCATGCtaaccattcggtccctgtctatATTAATCCCTTATCCATAATATTCTGTGCTTTGGTGATTCGTGCTGATACACCATCAATCTCTCGaaagactattgtagagaaaccaataggcttttattcacttgagAATTTAGCATATTTTGACTCCTTGGTCATCCTGCACTGAGtaacagggggctgtggaacagtcacctttacacaggaacctgtggggaggggccatggGTACAACCAGCCAACAGGTGTGCTTGGCCAGATAATTATACGTAACAATGGTTTTCCACATTCACCCCgtgtgtttaaaaaaagagtCCCGTgggggtgaagtggaacttacagaattataaatttacaatttaaaaagtcaCAAGTTCAGCCTATCAGGCGGTTTGGTTGTTTGCTGAGACCATTGTAAAACCGGTCGTGGCTGAGGTGCAGCAGCAGAGTCCTGGATGGTCTCGGGCGCCCGTTTGTACTCATCAGTATTATGCTGATGGGTAGGTGCTGTGCCTGCTGTATCCTCCCTCGGGCAGAGGCAGGATGCATTCAACAGTGAGGAGAGTGTGGGATGATCAGCAGTGGTCTCCATGGCCCCTGAGGGAGCCAAATCCCTTGAGGAAACGGTGTCCTCGTGTCCATCCAGATATGGCACATAGGCATATTGAGGGTTGGTATGGAGGAGGTGGCCCCTTTTGACCAATGGGTCAGACTTGTGGTTCCTCCTATGCTTCCGGAACAGGACGGGCCCTGGGGacagatttcctggggaaggaaaacatgttCATGTGGTGTAGCATTAGTGGCGGTGCACAGCAGGGACCTGATAGAGAGGAGGACTTCcgggagaacctcctgccagcaggAGACCGGGAGGTCCTTGGACCACAAgggcaggaggactgccttccagtccgtagcattctccctctccactttcctGTTACCCCGGGGTTTGTAACTAGTGGTTCTGCTCGTGGCAATGCCTCTGCCCAACAGGTACGGCACAGtttgtcactcataaaggaaggcccccggtcactgtggaagCCAAATAAAGTGAAGATACTGTGCAGAACCTTGATGGCggcagtcatgtctgagcagagGGTGGAAAACAGGACTATTCGTCGATGATGTTAAGGAAATATATGTTACAATCTGTGGAGGGCCGGGGTCCTTTAAAGATGTTACTGAGTCACTTGAGGGGGTGAGTGGCTTTAATTAGTTGTGCCctgtctggccggtagaagtGCAACTTGCACTCAGCAATGGAGAATGACAGGTTGCGTGTTTTGACAAAGTGGATgacagagatcattatggaggtTTTGCAGATGGTCGATCTTGGCGCTGGTACAAGTCCCACGGGACAGGGCATCTGGTAGCTCATTAAGTTTCcctggccggtacaggatgtcaaaTGGTTATAGGTGGATAATTCTATTCTCCACCACAGTCATTTAtcctttttgattttaccccactgttgattgttgaacatgaacacaACAGCACATTGATCAGTCAGCAAAATGAGTATCTTACTGACCAGGTAATGGCACCAGTGCTGCACTgccacaatggcttgggcctctttctcgaccGAGGAATGGCGAATCTCAGGGCCCTGCAGGGTGCGTGAAAAGAGAGACTGGCCTGCCAGCCTAGTTAAAGGTGGCTACCAGGGCGAAGTTAgatgcatcactttccacctgaaaagggGTGGATTTGTCCAGAGCATGCAGTGTGGCCTTGGTGATGTCTGGCTTAATGTGGTTGAAGGCTGCATGAGCCTCCTCCGCTAGAGGGAATGTCGTAGATTTGATAAGGGGTGTGCCTTGTCCGCATAGCTGGGGAGCCACTGAGCATAAtaggaggaaaatcccaaggcacctcttcagggccttgaggctgtgtggaaGGGGAAGCTCCAGGAGCAGTCGCATGCGGTCTGTGTCCAGGTCAATTACACCATTCTCTACGATACAACCAAGGATGGCCAGGCAGGTTGTGTGGAACACGCACTTGGCCTTGTTGTAGTTTAGATTAAGGAGCTTGGCTGTCTAAGAAATTTCTGGAAATTGGCATAATGGTCCTGGATTGTGACGTTATCGAGGTACGGGTGATGGCAGTGTTGCAGGAGATGACCCCGCATGTGCTAGGAAGGGGTTTGGACTTGTGCATTTTGGTGTTGTGGCCCTTCTTTCCACAGCTGGAGCAGATTGACTCCTTCACTGGCAGcttttcctctgatgcttgcctAGGCCACTGAAGTATCACTTTGGAGGTTCCCAGAACACTGCAGCTGTGGTCGAGTCATTAGTGGAGCGGTGGGGGATTGGTGGcacatctcaggattgctgcgaCCAGGGTAATCACGAGGTGGCCGTGTTGTCAGTCAAGTTGGCCTCCATGTTGTGGAGAGCCACCTCCAGAGCCACCTGCCAGCTCGACTGTTCTCTGCAGACTAAGTTCCCTTGCTCCAAAAATCTCTGTCATATGTAGTTCAACCTGATCCCCACAATGTAGGCATCCTGGATCAGGTCCTCTGTATTCTCCACGGCGGATATAGCTTTGCATTAGCAGGCCCTGCCAAGCGCTCGCAGGGCCTAAAGATATTCAACATTTGACTCACCAGGTCATTGTTTTCTATTCCTGTTTAAATAGAAGGATTTGTGCTTTGGATTTGTTAGAACACATTGGGCTTTCAATGTGTAGACCAGTGCAATATGCTTTGATTGCTAGTAATTGGTTATCtcaacattatttattttaacatGACATAAGGTGGACTTGTGGAAACCGACTTGATGTGAGAGCCTAATCCATAATATTGTGCATTCACATTTCAGGGTATCTTTACCATAATAGTTATACAacataaaaacaggcccttcaacctatCTTTTCCCTGCCAATCAAGTTGTCTGCGTGAGCTAGTCCTGTTTGGCTCAGTTCCATCATTTCTATCCATGAAGCttaacaagaaattctgcagatttCCCACCAATTTTTGTTCACACCCTCCCCtgatctttccctatccctctgttccctttcctccagctcccagccCCTCCACTTTTTTCCCCTAACAGAGAGTTACCTTTTTTGtccctcttcccccatcacttctcatcttTTTCTTCTATATTGATAGTCCTTCGGTTCAAAGAAGACacgttgtgcagttcatctgtggagaCGAAGGTGACTTTGGAGTCCCAAACTGGAAGCacagagtctagcacaatgggggcacgGTTCACAGTTTTCCATCAATTTTTGGCAgtgcctgtcttcaaaactggtgtaggcttcctagcacagggctcgccaaggggatctgtcagcagctgcagcttctaattctcttggctggatgtcacagtaacgtagggtttccttcacagagTCTTTATGGTGCTTGCGTGGACAACTTTGAGGTCTCCTTCCagtcttcagttcactatagagcagctgaTGAGGCTTACGGAGGTTGCCCATTCTGATGAGATTCTGAGATCAATAAGGCGATCTTGCAGATGAATTCAAATAAAGCAACAGGGCAGGATGGTATTCCTGCCGAGATCCACAAAGCTCTAAGCCCAAATGCATTACAGACATTCCAAGACATCCTGGAAGACATCTGGATCACAGAGGAGATGCTTGACGACTTCTACGAGCCCTCAATGTGGTCTCTGcaaaaataagggaagcaaatcaAACTGTGGAAAATATAAGGGTATCTCACTTCTGTCCATCGCAGGCAAGATTTTCAACCATATCCTCCTGAATAGACTTATCACTGTCTCGGAAAGGAATCTCCCGGAGGCAAAGTGCGGCTTTCGGCCAGAATGGAGTTCAGTGGACATGATATTTGCCGTGAGACAAGTTCAGGAGAAGTGCATCGAGCAGAACAAGCCTCTTCGTCTTCATTTGACACTGTAAACCGGGAGGCTCTCTGGATCATCCTGAGATGTTTCGGATGCCCAAggaaatttgtaaagatgattcagTTGCTCCATGACGGAATGACAGGACAGGTCCTCTTCAGTGGTGATACATCAGCTGCACttgccatttctaatggggtgaagcAGGGCTGTGTACTCGTTccagtcttgttcaatctgttcttcacttgcatgTTGTCACGTGCTGTCCAAGGTCTGGTGGAGGGAGTGTACATCAGGTACCGACTGGATGGCTCTTTCTTTGACCTCTGCTGCTTGAACGCATGGACGAAGTTCCTCTACACTGTCATTCAAGAAAATCTTTTGCTGATGACTGTACGCTCTTGGCGCACA from Narcine bancroftii isolate sNarBan1 chromosome 10, sNarBan1.hap1, whole genome shotgun sequence encodes the following:
- the cusr gene encoding uncharacterized protein cusr isoform X3, which codes for MAAMWNVALVAMFASVSSERYTAEMNMENIRGTITFNATSQTITIMLVADCSQIDISLHEFPAMYGHFEDPCNESNVGEQIYAFTANSTTETLVESKLFQMKEDLSDLSLLIVGCSNGSKACGTVRKDVPTKTWQGKFFSSIAGDVYIRQNDGENTARVLSNLMAIKGSQEQKNVTLYFQDGVSSCALAAQNSGQSNRSFVGTLKVGTPLNHVKSRIDSIPFQRGSPEPLLYMYDGAEWSCAEVRMMEAKQVWAYIEMKGVKGTLNFRQVSPFDATEYTVSLNNLRQMATSYHVHNFPVPQRRTPASELCSNNNLGGHWNPFGKISSSPSYPKSANETHDQYEIGDLSGRHGTLKGHDQFEANFIDWNLPLFGKNSIIGRSIIIHHPNSSRWVCSTIGYPGEVITAEAIFKSPVSGKITFRQLKSNPYSDLSIFMDLSYTNSSALTTPNHLWYINEYPISSELDSDANVCLSTKGHFNPFKVDVGDDYNIECSPGSPFRCEVGDYGKKHKAINITNYTEAFGTKYFFTDTTSSLAGASTIVPRSVVILGENFLIHHLACANVTILRPASVEIVSWKGIGKITGNVTFQQHSELDYTVVEVNLTDLKNKARAYSIHTLPIKAHSSNTDACTVINVEGIYNPFNVNGSLSPEPGNGTVDQYEVGDISGKFGTLNNLNQTTVKYMDLNMPLFGPHCVVSRSLVVYQEDGSPFQCANLPAVKATEGEFIQAKANFSGDVKGTITLMQQVFPDGSSSDTTIKVAFEPSDLNAGDISDLMWHIHTYPLQFAGNCSGLGGHYNPYNIDIKLFPSSYLLLFWYHPKVPQHDYPTARKPTRSGQIQQ
- the cusr gene encoding uncharacterized protein cusr isoform X1, whose amino-acid sequence is MAAMWNVALVAMFASVSSERYTAEMNMENIRGTITFNATSQTITIMLVADCSQIDISLHEFPAMYGHFEDPCNESNVGEQIYAFTANSTTETLVESKLFQMKEDLSDLSLLIVGCSNGSKACGTVRKDVPTKTWQGKFFSSIAGDVYIRQNDGENTARVLSNLMAIKGSQEQKNVTLYFQDGVSSCALAAQNSGQSNRSFVGTLKVGTPLNHVKSRIDSIPFQRGSPEPLLYMYDGAEWSCAEVRMMEAKQVWAYIEMKGVKGTLNFRQVSPFDATEYTVSLNNLRQMATSYHVHNFPVPQRRTPASELCSNNNLGGHWNPFGKISSSPSYPKSANETHDQYEIGDLSGRHGTLKGHDQFEANFIDWNLPLFGKNSIIGRSIIIHHPNSSRWVCSTIGYPGEVITAEAIFKSPVSGKITFRQLKSNPYSDLSIFMDLSYTNSSALTTPNHLWYINEYPISSELDSDANVCLSTKGHFNPFKVDVGDDYNIECSPGSPFRCEVGDYGKKHKAINITNYTEAFGTKYFFTDTTSSLAGASTIVPRSVVILGENFLIHHLACANVTILRPASVEIVSWKGIGKITGNVTFQQHSELDYTVVEVNLTDLKNKARAYSIHTLPIKAHSSNTDACTVINVEGIYNPFNVNGSLSPEPGNGTVDQYEVGDISGKFGTLNNLNQTTVKYMDLNMPLFGPHCVVSRSLVVYQEDGSPFQCANLPAVKATEGEFIQAKANFSGDVKGTITLMQQVFPDGSSSDTTIKVAFEPSDLNAGDISDLMWHIHTYPLQFAGNCSGLGGHYNPYNIDIKDNYQYSCSLAYPLHCEVGDLKSKQGLISLGKRYLKTDVNVPLTGDFTVVGRSVVIHNNDHKKSIKDCADIAVDGYPIKSLIFPNVTPFNRYEFRSTVADVLGIAVWRVTILPGGPSAAIAKGCQQITFYVAGNVENNKMKNLETQDKMGKFKASKKCSADSSSTSPSLFLNAKQFILWILILILQLVFFSLFE
- the cusr gene encoding uncharacterized protein cusr isoform X2, which codes for MNMENIRGTITFNATSQTITIMLVADCSQIDISLHEFPAMYGHFEDPCNESNVGEQIYAFTANSTTETLVESKLFQMKEDLSDLSLLIVGCSNGSKACGTVRKDVPTKTWQGKFFSSIAGDVYIRQNDGENTARVLSNLMAIKGSQEQKNVTLYFQDGVSSCALAAQNSGQSNRSFVGTLKVGTPLNHVKSRIDSIPFQRGSPEPLLYMYDGAEWSCAEVRMMEAKQVWAYIEMKGVKGTLNFRQVSPFDATEYTVSLNNLRQMATSYHVHNFPVPQRRTPASELCSNNNLGGHWNPFGKISSSPSYPKSANETHDQYEIGDLSGRHGTLKGHDQFEANFIDWNLPLFGKNSIIGRSIIIHHPNSSRWVCSTIGYPGEVITAEAIFKSPVSGKITFRQLKSNPYSDLSIFMDLSYTNSSALTTPNHLWYINEYPISSELDSDANVCLSTKGHFNPFKVDVGDDYNIECSPGSPFRCEVGDYGKKHKAINITNYTEAFGTKYFFTDTTSSLAGASTIVPRSVVILGENFLIHHLACANVTILRPASVEIVSWKGIGKITGNVTFQQHSELDYTVVEVNLTDLKNKARAYSIHTLPIKAHSSNTDACTVINVEGIYNPFNVNGSLSPEPGNGTVDQYEVGDISGKFGTLNNLNQTTVKYMDLNMPLFGPHCVVSRSLVVYQEDGSPFQCANLPAVKATEGEFIQAKANFSGDVKGTITLMQQVFPDGSSSDTTIKVAFEPSDLNAGDISDLMWHIHTYPLQFAGNCSGLGGHYNPYNIDIKDNYQYSCSLAYPLHCEVGDLKSKQGLISLGKRYLKTDVNVPLTGDFTVVGRSVVIHNNDHKKSIKDCADIAVDGYPIKSLIFPNVTPFNRYEFRSTVADVLGIAVWRVTILPGGPSAAIAKGCQQITFYVAGNVENNKMKNLETQDKMGKFKASKKCSADSSSTSPSLFLNAKQFILWILILILQLVFFSLFE